Proteins from a single region of Carettochelys insculpta isolate YL-2023 chromosome 17, ASM3395843v1, whole genome shotgun sequence:
- the RPS21 gene encoding small ribosomal subunit protein eS21 — translation MQNDAGEFVDLYVPRKCSASNRIIGAKDHASIQMNISEVDKVTGRVNGQFKTYAICGAIRRMGESDDSILRLAKNDGIVSKNF, via the exons ATGCAGAACGACGCTGGGGAGTTTGTGGATCTGTATGTGCCTCGTAAATG CTCTGCTAGCAACCGAATAATTGGTGCTAAGGACCATGCTTCCATTCAAATGAATATTTCCGAG GTTGACAAGGTCACAGGCAGAGTCAATGGCCAATTCAAAACTTACGCCATTTGTGGAGCAATTCGCAGGATG ggTGAATCTGATGACTCTATTCTGCGCCTGGCAAAAAATGATGGGATCGTTTCCAA GAATTTTTAA